A genomic window from Williamwhitmania sp. includes:
- a CDS encoding UvrD-helicase domain-containing protein — MEEFLSKLSDVQRQAVENYKGPSLVIAGAGSGKTRVLTFRIAHLLNQGVAPYSILALTFTNKAAREMKERIASTVGESLAKRLRMGTFHSIFAQILRAEADKLGYPKSFTIYDTTDSKSLIKSIIKDLKLDDQVYKVGAVLGRISSAKNNLVTPMAYRSSSHTVAQDAASRMPMIAEIYTAYAQRCYKSGAMDFDDLLLNTNILFRDFPDVLAKYQTQFQYILVDEYQDTNYSQYLIVNKLATQHHNICVVGDDAQSIYSFRGAKIENILNFRNDYPNYKLFKLEQNYRSTQTIVNAANSIIAKNKNQIKKVSFSKNDEGELIKVLRAYTDQEEGLMVAASIHETIYRDQANYHDFAILYRTNAQSRIFEDSLRKKNIPYKVYGGLSFYQRKEIKDLLSYFRLVLNHNDDEAFKRVVNFPARGIGDTTMARVESAAASNGISIWEAAQNIRTLEPEVKEAAARKLADFVALISEMASQIATLEAYDLALTIATKSGVIHDLRQDKTNEGVSKLENLEELINSIREFTEELKKEEESDEALTLDRFLETVSLLTDADKDKPEDRNKVTIMTVHSAKGLEFKYVYLVGLEEELFPSRMSMGTEQELEEERRLFYVAITRAEIRATISYAMQRYRWGSPTTCRPSRFLKEIDESYLDMGEAPDNDGDNNLLNRSTQGGGFSKNYGSFSNPYQKNIPAKEKKVVTSSIKTATTNIPVEFNEPLAKSFRDCDPNEIVAGVQVEHERFGVGKVVAAEGDSANRKATVFFPSTGQKTLLLKFARLKIANQ; from the coding sequence GTGGAAGAATTTCTCAGTAAACTAAGCGATGTTCAGCGTCAAGCTGTTGAAAACTACAAGGGTCCAAGCCTTGTAATTGCGGGCGCAGGATCAGGAAAAACCAGAGTGCTCACCTTCAGGATTGCCCATCTTCTTAATCAGGGAGTGGCCCCCTACTCCATTTTGGCCCTCACCTTTACCAACAAGGCGGCCCGCGAAATGAAGGAGCGCATTGCCTCCACGGTGGGCGAGTCGTTGGCCAAGCGCCTGCGTATGGGAACTTTTCACTCCATCTTTGCCCAAATACTCCGTGCCGAAGCCGATAAGCTAGGTTATCCCAAGAGCTTCACCATATATGACACCACCGACTCCAAGAGCCTCATTAAGTCTATCATTAAGGACTTGAAACTCGACGATCAGGTTTACAAGGTGGGCGCTGTGCTGGGTCGCATTTCCAGTGCCAAGAACAACCTGGTTACCCCCATGGCCTACCGCAGCAGCTCGCATACTGTAGCTCAGGATGCGGCTTCGCGCATGCCCATGATTGCCGAAATATACACAGCCTATGCGCAGCGATGCTACAAGTCGGGAGCCATGGACTTCGACGATCTACTGCTGAACACCAACATCCTTTTTCGCGATTTCCCCGACGTGCTGGCCAAGTACCAAACACAGTTTCAGTATATTCTGGTTGATGAGTATCAGGACACCAACTACTCGCAATACCTGATTGTGAATAAGCTAGCCACCCAGCACCACAACATCTGCGTGGTGGGCGACGATGCCCAGAGCATATACTCGTTTCGCGGAGCAAAAATTGAGAACATCCTCAACTTCCGAAACGACTACCCTAACTACAAACTCTTTAAGCTGGAGCAGAACTACCGTTCCACCCAGACCATTGTGAATGCGGCCAACAGCATCATTGCCAAGAACAAGAATCAGATAAAAAAGGTTTCCTTTTCAAAAAACGATGAGGGTGAACTTATAAAGGTTCTTCGCGCCTACACCGACCAGGAGGAGGGGCTTATGGTTGCCGCCTCCATTCACGAAACAATATACCGCGATCAGGCTAACTACCACGACTTTGCCATTCTCTACCGCACCAACGCCCAGTCGCGAATTTTTGAGGACTCGCTGCGCAAGAAAAATATTCCCTACAAGGTGTACGGAGGGCTTTCGTTCTACCAGCGCAAGGAGATAAAGGACCTCCTCTCCTACTTTCGGCTGGTGCTCAACCACAACGACGATGAGGCATTTAAGCGGGTGGTAAATTTCCCCGCCCGAGGCATTGGCGATACCACCATGGCGCGCGTTGAATCTGCTGCTGCTTCAAACGGAATAAGCATTTGGGAGGCCGCTCAAAACATCCGTACGCTAGAGCCCGAAGTTAAGGAGGCAGCGGCACGAAAACTTGCCGATTTCGTAGCCCTTATTAGCGAAATGGCATCGCAAATCGCCACGCTGGAGGCTTACGACCTTGCGCTTACCATTGCCACCAAGTCAGGGGTTATTCACGACCTCCGGCAGGATAAAACCAACGAGGGGGTCTCCAAGTTGGAAAACCTAGAAGAGCTCATCAACAGCATCAGGGAGTTTACCGAAGAGTTGAAAAAGGAGGAGGAGAGCGATGAGGCTCTTACCCTCGATCGTTTTCTAGAAACTGTTTCGCTGCTCACCGATGCCGACAAAGATAAGCCTGAGGATCGCAACAAGGTCACCATTATGACCGTCCACTCTGCAAAAGGGCTTGAGTTTAAATATGTGTATCTGGTCGGGCTGGAGGAAGAGCTCTTCCCCTCCCGCATGAGCATGGGCACCGAGCAAGAGCTGGAGGAGGAGCGACGGCTATTCTATGTTGCCATAACGCGAGCCGAAATAAGGGCAACCATATCCTACGCCATGCAGCGCTACCGCTGGGGTTCGCCCACCACTTGCCGTCCAAGCCGCTTCCTAAAAGAGATCGACGAAAGCTACCTCGACATGGGTGAGGCACCCGATAACGATGGTGACAACAACCTGCTAAACCGCTCGACACAGGGTGGTGGATTTTCCAAAAACTACGGATCATTTTCCAACCCCTACCAAAAAAATATTCCTGCAAAGGAGAAAAAGGTGGTTACCTCAAGCATAAAAACCGCTACAACCAATATCCCTGTTGAATTTAACGAGCCATTAGCCAAAAGTTTTAGAGATTGTGACCCCAACGAAATTGTTGCCGGCGTTCAGGTAGAGCACGAGCGGTTTGGCGTTGGAAAGGTTGTGGCAGCCGAGGGTGACTCGGCCAACCGCAAGGCGACCGTCTTCTTCCCATCCACGGGGCAAAAGACACTATTACTCAAGTTTGCTCGCCTAAAGATTGCAAATCAGTAA
- a CDS encoding GNAT family protein yields MLHASSGKVTLRPLVMADAPRMAELANNKNISINLRDGFPHPYTLEHAKSFVEMCMAQDPTTIFGIIYEGEYVGNVGLTKGTDVYRKSAELGYFLGEPYWNRGIMPQAVNLATQFAFEMLDVVRVFSGVFEYNLASQRVLEKCGFTREAVLKKAVFKNGKLWDEIRYAKLRE; encoded by the coding sequence ATGCTACATGCTTCCTCTGGCAAAGTCACCCTTCGTCCACTGGTAATGGCCGATGCTCCCCGGATGGCTGAGCTGGCCAACAACAAAAACATAAGCATCAACCTGCGTGATGGCTTTCCTCACCCCTACACTCTGGAACATGCCAAGAGCTTCGTTGAGATGTGCATGGCCCAAGATCCCACCACCATTTTTGGTATTATTTACGAAGGGGAATACGTGGGCAATGTTGGGCTAACAAAGGGAACGGATGTTTACCGAAAGAGCGCCGAGCTGGGTTATTTCCTTGGTGAGCCATACTGGAACAGGGGCATAATGCCGCAAGCAGTAAACCTGGCCACCCAATTTGCATTCGAAATGCTGGATGTTGTAAGAGTTTTCTCCGGCGTATTCGAGTATAATCTTGCCTCGCAACGGGTGCTAGAAAAGTGCGGTTTCACAAGAGAGGCTGTGCTTAAGAAGGCAGTATTTAAAAACGGGAAGCTATGGGACGAGATACGGTATGCCAAGCTGCGAGAGTAA
- the murA gene encoding UDP-N-acetylglucosamine 1-carboxyvinyltransferase — MGTFEIKGGLRLSGEIQPQGAKNEALQILCAVLLTPEEVTIHNVPNILDVNKLIELLQGMGVEVHKLGETSYRFKAANVDINYLRSEEFRVKAASLRGSIMVVGPLLARFGMGYIPRPGGDKIGRRRLDTHFLGFQRLGAKFDFSIAQNYYAVEANNLMGCYMLLDEASVTGTANILMAAVMAKGITTIYNAACEPYVQQLCKLLNRMGAKISGIGSNLLTIEGVTELHGAEHTILPDMIEIGSFIGMAAMTHSEITIKNVSYDDLGIIPYSFERMGIELQRKGDDILIPSHDIYEIESFIDGSILTIADAPWPGLTPDLLSVFLVVATQAKGSVLIHQKMFESRLFFVDKLIDMGAQIILCDPHRASVIGQAHRLKLRATTMTSPDIRAGVALLIAAMSAEGTSVIHNIEQIDRGYEKIDERLNKLGAQIRRV, encoded by the coding sequence ATGGGAACCTTTGAAATTAAAGGAGGCCTAAGGCTTTCCGGCGAAATTCAACCTCAAGGGGCAAAGAATGAGGCACTCCAAATTCTTTGTGCCGTGCTGCTTACCCCCGAAGAGGTGACCATTCACAACGTACCCAACATCCTTGATGTGAACAAGCTCATTGAGCTACTTCAGGGTATGGGCGTTGAGGTGCACAAGTTAGGTGAAACCAGCTACCGCTTTAAAGCGGCCAATGTGGATATCAACTACCTGCGCAGCGAGGAGTTTCGTGTGAAAGCGGCCAGTCTTAGGGGTTCCATAATGGTTGTTGGTCCACTTCTTGCCCGATTTGGCATGGGCTACATTCCTCGTCCGGGTGGCGACAAAATTGGCCGTAGGCGGCTCGATACCCATTTCTTGGGTTTTCAGCGTCTTGGCGCCAAATTCGACTTTAGCATTGCCCAAAACTACTATGCCGTTGAAGCCAACAACCTGATGGGTTGCTACATGCTGCTCGACGAGGCATCGGTTACAGGCACAGCCAATATCCTAATGGCAGCAGTAATGGCCAAGGGGATAACCACCATCTACAATGCAGCGTGTGAACCATACGTGCAGCAACTTTGTAAGTTGCTCAACCGCATGGGTGCTAAAATCTCGGGGATTGGATCCAACCTGCTTACAATTGAAGGGGTAACGGAGCTGCACGGTGCCGAGCACACCATACTGCCCGACATGATTGAGATTGGCAGCTTCATTGGCATGGCCGCCATGACCCACAGCGAAATCACCATTAAAAACGTCTCCTACGACGATTTGGGCATTATCCCCTACTCCTTCGAACGCATGGGAATTGAACTTCAGCGTAAGGGCGACGATATACTAATTCCCTCCCACGACATTTACGAAATTGAATCGTTCATCGATGGCAGCATCCTAACCATCGCCGATGCACCGTGGCCAGGACTTACACCCGACCTGCTCAGTGTATTTCTAGTTGTGGCAACACAGGCAAAAGGAAGCGTACTTATTCATCAGAAAATGTTCGAAAGCCGCCTCTTCTTTGTAGATAAGCTCATCGACATGGGTGCACAGATTATTCTCTGCGACCCACACCGCGCCTCAGTAATTGGTCAGGCGCACAGGTTGAAACTTCGCGCTACAACCATGACCTCACCCGACATTCGTGCTGGCGTTGCGTTGCTCATTGCAGCAATGTCTGCCGAGGGAACCTCTGTTATCCACAACATTGAGCAGATCGATAGGGGATACGAAAAGATTGACGAGCGGCTCAATAAGTTGGGTGCTCAAATTCGTCGCGTATAG
- a CDS encoding DUF4290 domain-containing protein, producing the protein MDYNTQRTKLFLPEYGRNVQQMVDYAMTIEDRDQRNLVARSIIAVMGTLMPQLRDQPDFKHKLWDHLAIMSDFKLDIDSPYPTPLREKLQEKPRIVPYAPSTLKHKHYGRVLESMVKTVAAMEDGEEKDLLVLAIANQMKKSYITWNKDSVTDDLILRDLGEFSKGKLTLKPEFKLQDRREIQVPSKIKRRPPHQQHPRKK; encoded by the coding sequence ATGGACTACAATACGCAACGTACAAAACTTTTTCTTCCTGAATATGGAAGAAACGTGCAACAGATGGTGGACTATGCAATGACCATCGAAGACCGCGATCAGCGAAACTTAGTCGCCCGATCGATAATTGCCGTGATGGGTACACTCATGCCTCAGCTTCGCGACCAACCGGACTTTAAGCACAAGCTCTGGGACCATCTAGCAATTATGTCCGACTTTAAGCTCGATATCGATTCGCCATACCCTACCCCGCTTCGCGAGAAATTACAGGAAAAACCTCGTATTGTTCCGTATGCCCCATCAACGCTAAAGCATAAGCATTATGGACGTGTGTTGGAATCGATGGTTAAAACCGTTGCAGCCATGGAAGATGGAGAGGAAAAAGACCTCCTCGTACTAGCCATCGCCAATCAGATGAAGAAATCTTACATCACCTGGAACAAGGACTCCGTTACCGACGACCTAATTCTACGTGACTTGGGTGAATTCTCTAAAGGTAAACTTACCCTCAAACCGGAGTTTAAACTTCAGGATAGACGCGAAATTCAAGTACCGAGCAAAATAAAGCGACGTCCACCCCACCAGCAACACCCACGGAAAAAGTAA